One region of Mucilaginibacter sp. 14171R-50 genomic DNA includes:
- a CDS encoding DUF4271 domain-containing protein, with amino-acid sequence MRWLFCFLFALVTGVSVAHAQTDSTATPAVTDSVSVKPRYKGPMPFLDSVAHATAAREQFVSDSLAWVYTRAPDPNRPNRFVDSILQANKYKNDLYLSLSTKSKVIQGYGRSRPSRDVWVIAVIILLLLFASGLNISSSKDMSNVFQSFYNRKSISQAGKEDSPINAWTFIGLFLLFGFTFGLFLYLLTTGYYKVYYTIAGIQLFLTLSFVIIALFASKFLVLKFLGFVFDINKLVNDYISTLSLTYFNIAFVFLPVALCFSLIADKFIPFLLAVTLLLVIIIFIWQYLRSSVSIISNFRFHKFYLFVYLCALEICPILILIKALNIGFR; translated from the coding sequence ATGCGCTGGTTATTTTGCTTTCTTTTTGCTTTGGTTACGGGGGTGTCGGTGGCGCATGCGCAAACAGACTCTACAGCCACACCTGCCGTAACCGACAGCGTCAGCGTAAAACCTCGCTATAAAGGGCCCATGCCTTTTCTGGATTCGGTGGCCCACGCTACGGCGGCCCGCGAGCAGTTCGTATCCGATTCGCTGGCCTGGGTGTACACCAGGGCGCCTGACCCGAACAGGCCCAACCGGTTTGTAGATAGCATACTGCAAGCAAACAAATACAAAAATGACCTGTACCTGAGCCTGTCTACAAAATCAAAAGTGATACAGGGTTATGGCCGAAGCCGGCCCTCGCGTGATGTTTGGGTCATAGCGGTAATTATCTTACTGCTGCTTTTCGCATCAGGGCTTAACATATCATCAAGTAAGGATATGAGCAATGTTTTTCAATCCTTTTATAACCGTAAATCTATTAGTCAGGCCGGAAAGGAGGATAGCCCCATAAACGCCTGGACCTTCATTGGCTTGTTCCTGCTGTTTGGGTTTACCTTTGGCCTGTTCCTTTACCTGCTTACTACAGGTTATTATAAGGTTTATTACACTATTGCCGGTATTCAGCTATTTCTTACGCTATCGTTTGTAATTATCGCGCTTTTCGCAAGCAAATTCCTGGTCTTAAAGTTTTTGGGGTTCGTGTTTGATATCAATAAGCTGGTAAACGATTATATATCAACCTTATCGCTCACTTATTTTAACATTGCCTTTGTGTTTTTGCCGGTTGCGCTCTGCTTTAGCTTAATAGCCGATAAGTTTATTCCATTTTTACTTGCCGTAACATTATTGCTGGTTATCATTATATTTATATGGCAATACCTGCGCAGCAGCGTTAGTATCATTTCTAACTTTCGATTTCATAAGTTTTATTTATTTGTCTATCTTTGTGCCCTCGAAATTTGCCCCATATTGATTTTGATTAAGGCACTTAATATTGGATTTAGGTAG
- the gldN gene encoding gliding motility protein GldN, whose protein sequence is MKTRFLIIVLCLACSVSFAQRKRSTKKPVTKAKTQTPVNAGAQQMAGAGDAANTGLQPDTTRKKPFDRPLDGYYKKNNILSAKVTPYANLREADVMFAKRVWREIDLREKMNQYLASPKGRLIDVLMAAIDAGELTAYDPAPSKDDPNGDGFSKPLSAGQARSKMADSSVVDQFDKNTGDKIGSKVVAGEFNPDSVVKFRIKEDWVFDKQRSVFEPRIIGIAPLYKPKAAGLDLDYQPAFWIYFPEARQVLAVKEAVSRNNDATGLSFDDVFVKRLFSSYIVKQSNDKDERIRDYAQGIDKLYESERIKKSLMDWELNLWSY, encoded by the coding sequence ATGAAAACAAGATTTTTGATCATTGTACTTTGCCTTGCCTGCAGCGTATCTTTTGCTCAAAGGAAAAGATCGACAAAAAAGCCGGTAACCAAAGCCAAAACGCAAACGCCGGTTAACGCTGGTGCGCAGCAGATGGCGGGCGCGGGCGATGCTGCAAACACAGGTTTACAACCAGACACTACCAGGAAAAAGCCTTTTGACCGCCCGCTGGATGGTTATTATAAAAAGAATAATATCCTGAGCGCTAAGGTAACCCCTTACGCCAACCTGCGCGAAGCCGATGTGATGTTTGCCAAACGCGTTTGGAGGGAAATTGACCTGCGCGAAAAAATGAACCAGTACCTGGCATCGCCTAAGGGCAGGTTGATAGACGTTTTAATGGCAGCTATTGATGCCGGGGAGTTAACTGCTTACGACCCTGCGCCTTCAAAAGACGACCCTAATGGCGATGGCTTTTCCAAACCCTTAAGCGCCGGGCAGGCCCGCAGTAAAATGGCTGATAGCTCGGTAGTTGACCAGTTTGATAAAAACACCGGTGATAAGATCGGATCTAAGGTGGTTGCGGGCGAGTTTAACCCGGATAGCGTTGTTAAATTCCGTATCAAAGAAGATTGGGTGTTCGATAAGCAACGTTCTGTTTTTGAACCGCGCATTATCGGTATAGCACCGCTTTATAAACCTAAAGCAGCTGGCTTAGACCTTGATTACCAGCCCGCATTTTGGATATACTTCCCCGAAGCAAGGCAGGTGTTAGCAGTTAAAGAAGCTGTAAGCCGTAATAATGATGCAACAGGGCTAAGCTTTGATGATGTATTTGTAAAGCGTTTATTCTCCAGTTATATTGTTAAGCAATCAAACGATAAGGACGAACGTATACGCGATTACGCTCAGGGGATTGATAAGCTTTACGAATCTGAAAGGATTAAAAAGAGCCTGATGGATTGGGAGCTTAATTTGTGGAGCTACTAA
- a CDS encoding SUMF1/EgtB/PvdO family nonheme iron enzyme — protein MKQVYFLIIVLTGTILTGCGIGGGGNSGEVTGVKQRSFRATTPLNMVYIKGGTFLMGQTDQDITFAQTSQTRQVTVAPFFMDETEISNTKYKQFVFWVRDSIAITNYLNDDKYYLQPKKGAPADPNGRKYINWKYVASNPIFSTRGKNAAANAPKLQGLYYQGDDRVFDRNEIDVRLLKYNYALMSLRDASNYRYDKTKRRSDFIIRDTVGVYPDTLVWLNDFSYAANEPMVEGYFSHPAYRNYPVVGVTWRQARAFTVWRTRLSDGAKHARGLDPNLPFDLPNDAEFEYAARGGRVGTDYPWGGPYIKNAKGCLMANFKPGRGNYTDDGGAYTVNVRSYFPNDYGLYNMAGNVAEWTSSAYDESASTFVHDLNPTFNYEAKASDPEVLKRKVVRGGSWKDVGYFLQNSTRTFEYQDTAKSYIGFRCVTQYLGRDIKDKR, from the coding sequence ATGAAACAAGTATACTTTTTAATAATAGTTTTAACCGGTACTATATTAACTGGTTGCGGTATAGGCGGGGGCGGTAACAGCGGCGAAGTAACAGGGGTAAAGCAACGATCGTTCAGGGCTACTACCCCACTTAATATGGTTTATATTAAAGGCGGTACGTTTTTAATGGGCCAAACAGACCAGGATATCACCTTCGCCCAAACATCGCAAACCCGACAGGTTACGGTAGCGCCATTTTTTATGGACGAGACCGAAATATCTAACACGAAGTATAAACAGTTTGTATTTTGGGTACGCGATTCAATCGCCATTACCAATTACTTAAACGACGATAAATATTATTTGCAGCCAAAAAAAGGCGCTCCTGCTGATCCGAACGGCCGTAAATACATCAACTGGAAATACGTAGCAAGCAACCCTATATTTAGTACCCGTGGCAAAAACGCGGCGGCTAACGCCCCTAAACTGCAGGGCTTATACTATCAGGGCGACGACCGTGTTTTTGACCGTAACGAGATAGATGTACGTCTGTTAAAATACAACTACGCCCTGATGTCGTTACGCGATGCATCAAACTATCGCTATGATAAAACCAAACGCCGGTCGGATTTTATTATTCGCGACACCGTAGGTGTTTACCCTGATACGCTGGTTTGGCTTAACGATTTTTCGTACGCGGCAAACGAGCCAATGGTTGAAGGGTATTTTTCGCACCCGGCCTATCGTAATTACCCTGTTGTGGGGGTTACCTGGCGCCAGGCAAGGGCGTTTACCGTATGGCGTACCCGTTTAAGCGACGGTGCCAAGCATGCGCGCGGTTTAGACCCTAACCTTCCGTTTGATTTGCCTAACGATGCCGAATTTGAATACGCCGCACGTGGTGGCAGGGTAGGTACCGATTACCCATGGGGCGGCCCCTACATTAAAAACGCCAAGGGCTGCTTAATGGCCAACTTTAAACCCGGCCGCGGTAACTACACTGATGATGGCGGCGCTTATACAGTAAATGTAAGATCTTATTTCCCTAATGATTACGGGCTGTATAATATGGCAGGCAACGTTGCCGAGTGGACCTCATCTGCCTATGACGAATCGGCCTCTACCTTTGTGCACGACCTGAACCCAACATTTAACTACGAAGCCAAGGCAAGCGACCCCGAAGTACTGAAACGTAAAGTGGTGCGCGGCGGTTCATGGAAAGATGTGGGTTACTTCCTGCAAAACTCCACCCGTACCTTTGAGTACCAGGACACAGCAAAATCGTATATCGGTTTCCGTTGCGTAACCCAATATCTTGGCCGCGACATCAAGGACAAGCGCTAA
- a CDS encoding uroporphyrinogen-III synthase translates to MALEDRKKKVKSILVTLPKPENDKNPYAELAKKLNLKIDFRSFIHVEGVPAKDFRKEKINLADFTAVIFTSRNSADHFFRICEEMRFEVPVEMKYFCLSETIALYLQKYIQYRKRKIFFGKQTAADLAEVLKKHSAEKFLYPCSDVAAEETQKFLLDNGYDFTPAVLFRTVCSDLSDLAEVFYDVIAFFSPSSIQSLYKNFPDFKQNNTRIAAFGATTHKAVLDAGLILDIPAPTPAAPSMTMAIEQYVKQANK, encoded by the coding sequence ATGGCATTGGAAGATAGAAAGAAAAAGGTTAAAAGCATTTTGGTAACACTGCCAAAACCTGAAAATGATAAAAACCCCTACGCAGAATTGGCTAAAAAGCTTAATTTAAAGATCGACTTCAGATCGTTTATTCACGTAGAGGGTGTTCCTGCCAAAGATTTCCGTAAGGAAAAAATTAACCTTGCCGATTTTACAGCGGTTATCTTCACCAGCCGTAACTCTGCCGACCACTTCTTCCGGATTTGTGAGGAAATGCGTTTTGAGGTGCCTGTAGAAATGAAGTACTTTTGCCTGTCGGAAACCATTGCCCTTTACCTGCAAAAATATATCCAGTACCGCAAGCGTAAAATATTTTTTGGTAAGCAAACCGCCGCCGACCTGGCCGAGGTACTTAAAAAGCACTCAGCCGAAAAATTCCTTTATCCATGCTCGGACGTTGCTGCTGAAGAAACCCAAAAGTTTTTGCTGGATAACGGTTACGATTTTACCCCCGCTGTTTTGTTCCGTACGGTATGCAGTGACCTTAGCGACCTTGCTGAAGTGTTTTACGACGTTATCGCGTTCTTTAGCCCATCCAGCATACAATCGTTGTATAAGAACTTCCCCGATTTTAAACAAAATAATACACGTATTGCGGCCTTTGGCGCTACAACACACAAAGCAGTGCTTGATGCAGGCCTGATCTTAGATATCCCCGCCCCAACGCCTGCTGCCCCATCCATGACCATGGCTATTGAGCAATACGTTAAGCAAGCCAACAAATAA
- the gldL gene encoding gliding motility protein GldL: MAGKKKPYGIGNIVSWGATVVIIGLLFKIQHWPYGGTFISIGLIAEAGLFFILGFQREEKDIDWVRVYPELSDDFSGELPKASARPAAVSNFSNTAALDKMLEDAKIGPELINSLGEGLRTFGDKVNGISRVTDAGDATLAFTNKVKQATASYDNLSNAFEKASANLAEMANTNVDSKAYHDQVTNLAKNLSSLNAVYELELQDSSAHLKAMNSFYKNLSLTMNNFNESLDDSKQFKEEVGRLAKNLASLNSVYGNMLTAMNQPRVS; the protein is encoded by the coding sequence ATGGCTGGTAAAAAGAAACCTTACGGAATAGGAAATATAGTATCATGGGGAGCTACAGTAGTTATTATAGGGCTGCTGTTTAAAATACAGCACTGGCCTTATGGTGGTACGTTTATATCGATAGGCCTGATAGCCGAGGCAGGCTTATTCTTCATACTTGGTTTTCAACGCGAAGAAAAAGACATTGACTGGGTACGTGTTTACCCTGAGCTAAGCGACGATTTTTCAGGGGAATTGCCAAAGGCTTCGGCAAGGCCCGCCGCAGTTAGCAACTTTTCTAATACTGCCGCTTTGGATAAAATGCTGGAAGATGCAAAAATTGGCCCGGAACTGATCAATAGCCTTGGCGAAGGTTTAAGAACCTTCGGCGATAAAGTTAACGGTATCTCAAGGGTTACCGATGCCGGCGATGCTACCCTTGCCTTTACCAATAAAGTAAAACAGGCTACTGCCAGTTATGATAACCTGAGCAATGCCTTTGAAAAGGCATCGGCTAACCTTGCTGAAATGGCAAATACCAATGTGGATTCAAAAGCCTATCACGACCAGGTTACCAACCTGGCTAAAAACCTTTCATCACTAAACGCGGTGTACGAACTGGAACTGCAGGATTCGAGCGCGCATTTAAAGGCGATGAACAGTTTCTACAAAAACCTGTCGTTAACGATGAATAACTTTAACGAGTCGTTAGACGATTCTAAACAGTTTAAAGAAGAAGTTGGGCGTTTAGCTAAAAACCTGGCGTCGTTAAACTCGGTGTATGGTAACATGCTTACTGCCATGAACCAACCCCGTGTTAGCTAA
- the hemW gene encoding radical SAM family heme chaperone HemW, whose translation MAGIYIHIPFCKQACHYCDFHFSTSARYKDEMVQALLKEIGLQKNYLTNETIETIYFGGGTPSVLSADEIIRIINTITEVHTVAAGAEITLETNPDDLDQQKINALRHTPVNRFSIGIQSFFDEDLQWMNRVHRAAEAEAAVKRAQDAGFENITADLIYGYPLLTDAKWKNNLDRIFELGIPHISAYSMTVEPQTALATFISKKKQPAMSERQSAGQFSLMLDAMLANGFEQYEISNFCRPGHYSRHNTNYWQGVKYLGVGPSAHSFNGETRQWNVANNAKYITAIAQSIIPAEIEVLSETNRLNEYVMTSLRTVWGLHLDKLNAIAPGASTELQKAAAPYLNNGSLTQADNVVKLTRHGKLYADNIAASLFF comes from the coding sequence ATGGCCGGTATATATATCCACATCCCTTTTTGCAAGCAAGCCTGCCATTACTGCGATTTTCATTTTAGCACATCGGCCAGGTATAAAGACGAGATGGTGCAGGCGCTTTTAAAAGAAATAGGCCTGCAAAAAAACTACCTCACCAATGAAACCATCGAAACCATCTATTTTGGCGGCGGTACACCGTCGGTACTTTCTGCCGACGAGATCATCCGCATCATCAACACCATCACCGAAGTACATACGGTTGCTGCCGGTGCCGAAATTACGCTGGAAACCAACCCCGACGACCTGGACCAGCAAAAGATAAATGCCTTGAGGCATACACCTGTAAACCGTTTCAGCATTGGCATCCAGTCGTTTTTTGACGAAGATTTGCAATGGATGAACCGTGTGCACCGTGCCGCCGAAGCCGAAGCTGCCGTAAAACGCGCGCAGGACGCCGGTTTTGAAAACATCACTGCCGACCTGATTTACGGCTACCCGCTGCTTACCGATGCCAAATGGAAAAACAATCTCGATAGAATATTTGAGCTGGGCATCCCCCATATATCGGCTTACAGCATGACGGTTGAGCCGCAAACCGCGCTGGCAACTTTCATCAGCAAAAAGAAACAGCCCGCCATGAGCGAGCGGCAAAGCGCCGGGCAGTTTAGCCTGATGCTGGATGCGATGCTGGCTAACGGCTTTGAGCAATACGAAATATCGAACTTTTGCAGGCCCGGCCATTACTCGAGGCATAACACTAACTACTGGCAAGGTGTGAAATACCTGGGTGTTGGCCCCTCGGCCCACTCCTTTAACGGCGAAACCCGCCAATGGAACGTAGCTAACAACGCTAAGTATATCACAGCCATCGCCCAAAGCATCATCCCGGCCGAAATTGAGGTGCTGAGCGAAACCAATCGTCTTAACGAATATGTCATGACGTCGTTGCGTACCGTCTGGGGCCTTCACCTGGATAAACTGAACGCCATTGCGCCGGGCGCTTCAACCGAACTGCAGAAGGCAGCCGCGCCCTATCTTAATAATGGCAGCCTTACCCAGGCCGATAATGTTGTAAAGCTTACCCGGCATGGCAAGCTGTATGCTGATAATATAGCGGCTTCGCTGTTCTTTTAA
- the gldM gene encoding gliding motility protein GldM, protein MAGGKETPRQRMIGILYLVLLGLIALNVPDSLLDSFRNITKSLDTSRDNVTNSLNTTYSAFEATKLKEQPEKAGQLLAKARNASKIANELNSYIEELKAELIKKGGNINPDIDDVNARESLDISSEVMINNKKADVLKEKIQSTKDKLLALLGKDAQGINFSLNANDLPSRPGYPKKRWQDAYFGEGIPLGAALTTLAKIQADNKNAESEVVKKLLGKVDEAQVTLNQFKAVAVAPTSYVLSGQQYKAEIFLTAYDKNSNPTITVGGSPIPTSNGVGTYTVTASGEGIRNWTGQLLIKQLDGKVMPYPISGSYMVAKPSAVVSPDKMNVLYIGVPNPLSVSAPGVPKESIKVSMSGGSISGSNGHYTANVSSLGTAKVTVTGEKGMVLGTSEFRVKRIPDPKATFAGKSGGKTSAANIRAQDRLFARLEGFEFDAKFNVTRFNMIIIKPRQDAISYSTTGGELSSAMRSAMSGVTPGTTVVFQDIIAVGPDGTQRGLDGIVLTAN, encoded by the coding sequence ATGGCCGGAGGTAAAGAAACCCCAAGACAGCGAATGATCGGTATACTATACCTGGTATTATTAGGGCTTATAGCGCTGAACGTACCGGATAGTTTGCTGGATTCGTTCAGGAACATTACAAAAAGTTTAGATACATCAAGAGATAACGTAACCAATAGCTTAAATACTACTTACAGCGCTTTTGAAGCAACCAAGCTAAAAGAGCAACCAGAAAAAGCCGGTCAGTTATTAGCTAAAGCACGTAACGCCAGTAAAATTGCTAATGAGCTTAATAGCTATATTGAAGAGCTGAAAGCCGAACTGATAAAAAAGGGAGGGAACATTAACCCCGATATTGATGATGTGAACGCAAGAGAAAGCCTTGATATCTCGTCGGAAGTGATGATCAATAATAAGAAGGCCGATGTCCTGAAAGAAAAGATACAGTCGACAAAAGACAAGTTGCTCGCCCTTTTGGGAAAGGATGCACAGGGTATCAATTTTTCGCTTAATGCTAATGATCTCCCCTCGCGTCCGGGTTATCCTAAAAAGCGCTGGCAGGATGCGTATTTTGGCGAAGGAATACCCTTAGGCGCCGCCTTAACAACATTGGCTAAGATACAGGCTGATAATAAAAATGCCGAAAGTGAAGTTGTAAAAAAATTGTTAGGGAAGGTGGATGAAGCGCAGGTAACCTTAAACCAGTTTAAAGCCGTAGCCGTGGCACCTACAAGTTATGTGCTTTCGGGCCAGCAATACAAAGCCGAGATATTTTTAACCGCTTATGATAAAAACTCAAACCCAACCATAACTGTAGGCGGGTCACCTATCCCTACCTCAAACGGTGTGGGTACTTATACCGTTACTGCAAGCGGCGAAGGGATTAGAAATTGGACCGGCCAATTATTGATTAAACAGTTAGATGGAAAGGTAATGCCTTATCCTATCAGCGGAAGCTATATGGTGGCAAAACCATCAGCGGTAGTTTCGCCTGATAAAATGAATGTTTTATACATCGGCGTGCCAAACCCTCTTTCTGTTTCAGCGCCGGGTGTGCCTAAAGAGAGTATAAAAGTTTCTATGTCGGGCGGATCTATAAGCGGCTCTAACGGCCATTATACAGCAAACGTAAGTTCGTTAGGTACCGCAAAAGTAACCGTGACGGGCGAAAAGGGCATGGTTTTGGGTACGTCCGAGTTTCGCGTAAAACGCATACCCGATCCTAAAGCGACATTTGCAGGTAAAAGCGGCGGTAAAACCAGTGCGGCCAACATCCGCGCGCAGGACAGGCTTTTTGCCAGACTGGAAGGCTTTGAGTTTGACGCTAAGTTTAACGTTACCAGGTTTAATATGATCATTATAAAACCACGCCAGGATGCCATCAGCTACAGCACAACGGGCGGCGAACTGTCAAGCGCAATGCGGTCGGCCATGAGCGGTGTTACCCCGGGCACAACCGTTGTGTTCCAGGACATTATTGCCGTGGGCCCGGATGGCACGCAACGCGGATTGGATGGGATTGTATTGACGGCTAATTAA